The Betta splendens chromosome 4, fBetSpl5.4, whole genome shotgun sequence genome contains a region encoding:
- the naprt gene encoding nicotinate phosphoribosyltransferase isoform X1, giving the protein MAAPSSSTCDGAMARSFRERVPPLLTDLYQFTMAYAYWRAGRHQEPAVFELFFRDNPFGGGFSLFAGLDDCLLFLRSFRFTDEDVEFLCSVLPATTDPAFFQFLRGLDCSGVTLRSVPEGTVVFARVPLMEVAGPLAVVQLLETSLLCLVNYASLVCSNAARFRLAAGPQRKLLELGLRRAQGPDGGLTASRYTHIGGFDLTSNVQAGFLFGIPVAGTMAHSYVTSFNSLEEVWPRTLAAADGDLDPVDFISLTKGWLSRVCEIVGAEPAKIREGELAAFLSYAIAYPNNFLPVIDSYSVGCSGLLNFCAVALALCELGHRPVGVRLDSGDLCRQSVSVRGVFRLCSQHFSVPDFNSLIIVGTNNISEQSMIELNGKENEIDVVGVGTHLVTCTKQPSLGCVYKLVEVRGKPRMKISEDPEKSTVPGRKAVYRLLDAEGHPFLDLVCLAVEPPPEPGVPLSCYPMGAQTSSVSVTPAQVRSLYLEAFTTGQVSHPLSSAAETRAKVQTSLQTLHPRHKRLQDPESYTVALSERLQNLVSELRRGSSNNSNFLLSN; this is encoded by the exons ATGGCAGCGCCGTCCAGCAGCACATGTGATGGAGCCATGGCGCGCTCGTTCCGGGAGCGGGTCCCGCCGCTGCTCACCGACCTGTACCAGTTCACCATGGCCTACGCGTACTGGCGGGCCGGCCGGCACCAGGAGCCGGCCGTGTTCGAGCTCTTCTTCAGGGACAACCCGTTCGGCGGCGGCTTCTCGCTGTTCGCCGGTTTGGACGACTGCCTGCTGTTCCTGCGCAGCTTTCGCTTCACAGACGAAG ATGTGGAGTTCCTCTGCTCGGTCCTGCCCGCGACCACCGACCCAGCGTTCTTCCAGTTCCTGCGAGGTCTGGACTGCTCAGGTGTCACACTCCGCTCCGTCCCAGAGGGCACCGTCGTGTTTGCCAGG GTGCCTCTGATGGAGGTGGCCGGACCGCTGGCTGTGGTGCAACTGCTGGAGACCAGTTTACTGTGTCTGGTCAACTACGCCAG CTTGGTTTGCAGCAACGCTGCTCGCTTCCGCCTGGCAGCTGGTccacagaggaagctgctggagctgggccTCAGGAGAGCTCAGGGTCCAGACGGAGGCCTCACGGCCTCACGGTACACACACATTGGAG GGTTTGATCTCACCAGTAACGTCCAGGCTGGCTTCCTGTTTGGGATCCCCGTCGCGGGGACCATGGCGCACTCGTACGTCACTTCCTTTAACTCCCTGGAGGAGGTGTGGCCACGA ACTCTGGCGGCTGCGGATGGAGACCTCGACCCCGTCGACTTCATTTCCTTAACAAAAGGCTGGCTGAGTCGCGTGTGCGAGATTGTGGGAGCTGAGCCTGCGAAGATCCGAGAGGGCGAGTTGGCCGCCTTCCTGTCCTACGCCATCGCCTACCCCAACAACTTCCTGCCTGTGATCGACAGCTACAGCGTCGGCTG TAGCGGCCTCCTGAACTTCTGTGCCGTGGCTCTGGCGCTGTGTGAACTGGGCCACAGGCCCGTGGGAGTTCGTCTGGACAGCGGGGACCTGTGCAGGCAGTCGGTCAGCGTCCGTGGCGTCTTCAGACTCTGCAGCCAGCA cttctccgTTCCTGATTTTAATTCTCTTATCATTGTTGGCACCAATAACATCTCCGAGCAGAGCATGATTGAGCTCAACGGGAAG GAGAACGAGATCGACGTGGTTGGAGTCGGGACACATCTGGTCACGTGCACGAAGCAGCCTTCGCTGGGCTGCGTGTATAAG CTGGTGGAGGTGAGAGGAAAACCCAGGATGAAGATCAGCGAGGACCCCGAGAAAAGCACCGTCCCTGGGAGGAAGGCCGTGTACCGGCTGCTCGACGCAGAGG GTCACCCTTTTCTGGACCTGGTGTGTTTGGCAGTGGagcctcctccagaaccaggaGTCCCGCTGAGCTGTTACCCTATGGGGGCTCAGACCTCCTCTGTCTCAGTCACTCCAGCTCAGGTCCGCAGCCTGTACCTGGAGGCGTTCACCACAGGACAG GTCTCACACCCTCTGAGCAGTGCCGCAGAAACTAGAGCAAAGGTCCAGACCTCCCTCCAGACGCTGCACCCACGACACAAGAGGCTGCAGGATCCTGAGTCGTACACG GTGGCTCTGTCAGAAAGACTCCAGAACCTGGTCTCAGAGCTCCGAcgaggcagcagcaacaacagcaacttcCTTTTGTCCAACTGA
- the c4h8orf82 gene encoding UPF0598 protein C8orf82 homolog translates to MSLFRTAALSCRVLPALRCLSAGYSASRTTLYVQGQSPEPRIREYFYYLDHQGQLFLDDTKVKNFVTCFKDKEFLVFFFSRLRSNQSGRYEEDFPFLSLCGRERNFLRCDDRPLVFTHLLQVPAEPEGIMGEKELLSYCGGAEKLTVPFCPEALYMHPISGRLYHPSSQRAGGAGLVRSALAIELSSFFVYAAEPGQSGQPTHFIWGGQKHTLTNELARFFPSEEGGSRHQGGQGK, encoded by the exons ATGTCGTTGTTCCGAACTGCTGCTCTCAGTTGCAGAGTTCTGCCCGCTCTTCGGTGCCTGTCCGCCGGCTACAGCGCCTCCAGAACCACTCTGTACGTCCAGGGCCAGAGTCCGGAACCACGTATCCGGGAGTACTTCTACTACCTGGACCACCAGGGCCAG CTCTTCCTCGATGACACTAAAGTGAAGAACTTTGTGACCTGCTTCAAAG ATAAAGAAttcctcgtcttcttcttcagtcGCCTGCGGTCCAATCAGAGTGGACGCTATGAGGAGGACTTCCCCTTCCTGTCCCTGTGTGGGAGGGAGAGGAACTTCCTGCGGTGCGATGACCGACCTCTGGTCTTCacccacctgctgcaggtgcctGCGGAGCCGGAGGGCATCATGggagagaaggagctgctgtcatATTGTGGAGGAGCGGAGAAGCTGACCGTCCCATTCTGCCCAGAGGCTCTGTACATGCATCCCATCAGCGGGCGGCTGTACCACCCGTCCTCCCAGCgcgcaggaggagctggtctgGTCCGGTCAGCTCTGGCCATCGAGCTCAGCTCCTTCTTCGTCTACGCAGCAGAGCCGGGCCAATCAGGACAGCCGACACACTTCATCTGGGGAGGACAGAAGCACACACTGACCAATGAGCTCGCACGATTCTTTCCCTCAGAGGAAGGTGGCAGCAGGCATCAGGGAGGACAGGGGAAATGA
- the naprt gene encoding nicotinate phosphoribosyltransferase isoform X2, which produces MAAPSSSTCDGAMARSFRERVPPLLTDLYQFTMAYAYWRAGRHQEPAVFELFFRDNPFGGGFSLFAGLDDCLLFLRSFRFTDEDVEFLCSVLPATTDPAFFQFLRGLDCSGVTLRSVPEGTVVFARVPLMEVAGPLAVVQLLETSLLCLVNYASLVCSNAARFRLAAGPQRKLLELGLRRAQGPDGGLTASRYTHIGGFDLTSNVQAGFLFGIPVAGTMAHSYVTSFNSLEEVWPRTLAAADGDLDPVDFISLTKGWLSRVCEIVGAEPAKIREGELAAFLSYAIAYPNNFLPVIDSYSVGCGLLNFCAVALALCELGHRPVGVRLDSGDLCRQSVSVRGVFRLCSQHFSVPDFNSLIIVGTNNISEQSMIELNGKENEIDVVGVGTHLVTCTKQPSLGCVYKLVEVRGKPRMKISEDPEKSTVPGRKAVYRLLDAEGHPFLDLVCLAVEPPPEPGVPLSCYPMGAQTSSVSVTPAQVRSLYLEAFTTGQVSHPLSSAAETRAKVQTSLQTLHPRHKRLQDPESYTVALSERLQNLVSELRRGSSNNSNFLLSN; this is translated from the exons ATGGCAGCGCCGTCCAGCAGCACATGTGATGGAGCCATGGCGCGCTCGTTCCGGGAGCGGGTCCCGCCGCTGCTCACCGACCTGTACCAGTTCACCATGGCCTACGCGTACTGGCGGGCCGGCCGGCACCAGGAGCCGGCCGTGTTCGAGCTCTTCTTCAGGGACAACCCGTTCGGCGGCGGCTTCTCGCTGTTCGCCGGTTTGGACGACTGCCTGCTGTTCCTGCGCAGCTTTCGCTTCACAGACGAAG ATGTGGAGTTCCTCTGCTCGGTCCTGCCCGCGACCACCGACCCAGCGTTCTTCCAGTTCCTGCGAGGTCTGGACTGCTCAGGTGTCACACTCCGCTCCGTCCCAGAGGGCACCGTCGTGTTTGCCAGG GTGCCTCTGATGGAGGTGGCCGGACCGCTGGCTGTGGTGCAACTGCTGGAGACCAGTTTACTGTGTCTGGTCAACTACGCCAG CTTGGTTTGCAGCAACGCTGCTCGCTTCCGCCTGGCAGCTGGTccacagaggaagctgctggagctgggccTCAGGAGAGCTCAGGGTCCAGACGGAGGCCTCACGGCCTCACGGTACACACACATTGGAG GGTTTGATCTCACCAGTAACGTCCAGGCTGGCTTCCTGTTTGGGATCCCCGTCGCGGGGACCATGGCGCACTCGTACGTCACTTCCTTTAACTCCCTGGAGGAGGTGTGGCCACGA ACTCTGGCGGCTGCGGATGGAGACCTCGACCCCGTCGACTTCATTTCCTTAACAAAAGGCTGGCTGAGTCGCGTGTGCGAGATTGTGGGAGCTGAGCCTGCGAAGATCCGAGAGGGCGAGTTGGCCGCCTTCCTGTCCTACGCCATCGCCTACCCCAACAACTTCCTGCCTGTGATCGACAGCTACAGCGTCGGCTG CGGCCTCCTGAACTTCTGTGCCGTGGCTCTGGCGCTGTGTGAACTGGGCCACAGGCCCGTGGGAGTTCGTCTGGACAGCGGGGACCTGTGCAGGCAGTCGGTCAGCGTCCGTGGCGTCTTCAGACTCTGCAGCCAGCA cttctccgTTCCTGATTTTAATTCTCTTATCATTGTTGGCACCAATAACATCTCCGAGCAGAGCATGATTGAGCTCAACGGGAAG GAGAACGAGATCGACGTGGTTGGAGTCGGGACACATCTGGTCACGTGCACGAAGCAGCCTTCGCTGGGCTGCGTGTATAAG CTGGTGGAGGTGAGAGGAAAACCCAGGATGAAGATCAGCGAGGACCCCGAGAAAAGCACCGTCCCTGGGAGGAAGGCCGTGTACCGGCTGCTCGACGCAGAGG GTCACCCTTTTCTGGACCTGGTGTGTTTGGCAGTGGagcctcctccagaaccaggaGTCCCGCTGAGCTGTTACCCTATGGGGGCTCAGACCTCCTCTGTCTCAGTCACTCCAGCTCAGGTCCGCAGCCTGTACCTGGAGGCGTTCACCACAGGACAG GTCTCACACCCTCTGAGCAGTGCCGCAGAAACTAGAGCAAAGGTCCAGACCTCCCTCCAGACGCTGCACCCACGACACAAGAGGCTGCAGGATCCTGAGTCGTACACG GTGGCTCTGTCAGAAAGACTCCAGAACCTGGTCTCAGAGCTCCGAcgaggcagcagcaacaacagcaacttcCTTTTGTCCAACTGA
- the si:ch211-191a24.4 gene encoding MARVEL domain-containing protein 3: MNSSSRPNRDNRNQQHHRNPRDDRNSSSARSSSRAPYDPREGSYHHKHARESSQVAHRESKCNHICSRRGVMLICAVLTNALVLICVVAAQMVTSGLSSAASMGGFDINSNFNLQGTDLQKARDLDMQYSQMRAPGTYGGVTFSLTFGVISLLFVVSGNKPPQLMSQKLLLGALVFQAVGAVGYLVAVALYLHFIIGVNSTDTCKQRQSVYAHGGYTWMTCDVSGADAAVALFGIITAILYAAGAVFTYRTIRQVKAYLQHRDREAERRLDRPQDRDRPQDRAKAQRADAIFV, from the exons ATGAACAGTTCGTCTCGTCCGAACCGGGACAACCGGAACCAGCAGCATCACCGGAACCCGCGCGACGACCGAAACTCATCGTCCGCCAG gtCTTCCTCCCGGGCTCCGTATGACCCCAGAGAAGGCAGCTACCACCACAAACATGCACGCGAGTCGAGTCAAGTGGCGCATCGCGAGTCCAAATGCAACCACATCTGCTCCAGAAGAG GCGTCATGCTGATCTGTGCTGTGCTCACCAACGCCCTGGTCCTCATCTGCGTGGTGGCCGCTCAGATGGTGACGTCGGGCCTGTCCTCAGCCGCCAGCATGGGCGGCTTCGACATCAACTCCAACTTCAACCTCCAGGGCACCGACCTGCAGAAGGCTCGGGACCTGGACATGCAGTACAGCCAGATGAGGGCGCCGGGGACCTACGGCGGCGTGACCTTCAGCCTGACCTTCGGCGTCATctcgctgctgtttgtggtcAGTGGGAACAAACCACCTCAGCTCATGTCCCAGAAGCTCCTGCTGGGCGCGCTGGTGTTCCAGGCTGTTGGTGCCGTGGGCTACTTGGTGGCCGTCGCCCTCTACCTGCACTTCATCATCGGCGTCAACTCCACTGACACGTGCAAACAGCGGCAGAGTGTGTATGCGCACGGCGGCTACACCTGGATGACCTGCGACGTGAGCGGCGCCGACGCAGCAGTGGCTCTGTTCGGGATCATCACCGCCATCCTGTACGCGGCCGGGGCCGTGTTCACCTACCGGACCATTCGACAGGTGAAGGCCTACCTGCAGCATCGAGACCGCGAGGCAGAGAGACGCCTGGACCGGCCGCAGGACCGGGACCGGCCGCAGGACCGAGCCAAAGCGCAGAGGGCCGACGCCATCtttgtgtga